Proteins encoded within one genomic window of Acipenser ruthenus chromosome 32, fAciRut3.2 maternal haplotype, whole genome shotgun sequence:
- the LOC117965064 gene encoding nuclear pore membrane glycoprotein 210-like produces MSFPFPSPRLYLMCFWCLNALFLAETSKLNVPKLLLPYTTAAKVNFTLEAEEGCYKWQSSRVAAVLVEPVFVNGTPCSRSAVVSALSTQPSRLASGIVAEEMVTGQVLRCSVVVDVICSIEIVSTTRELYLDDSPLELSVRALDQEGNTFSSLAGLTFQWSAVKDPETEAAPDSPDRVRFVWFTDAEYSPPEYILNMEAEGKQGDLVLVSGLRSGPARLRVQINEPGYKKVSAATVRLLILENILLSPPQDLYLLVGAHAYYRVWRRQQGRDTGRLPDVRLPSPEFRLQLQGQLVSEAGDPEQPVATIEQESVRVTAVQPGQASLVLHYSNIHMQAASQLPNCTIFVVEASFLTLSVHPGEHWVLEMGRHYEVTVQVYDITGNRIHMSDNIKIVHEIPVEYFDRLLSTENGSCFHVRTLQPGATAVRATLVSVTAQNGSVLSLSPPISHLQEVHIYSPIVMIPKVLAFPWQPNNGIYRHQIQVEGGSGNFTWSSSNLSVSTVTVKGAVLAGLELGTSVIRARDSQNPTHHRETTVYVLRPGFMQLAPQQADVVLGGTLDLPFTVLGLREPPGQEPLPFTDCSLLRLHLHPDRKGVFTLLHGRLHPGPEFCSGFRLEAVSPGHVLLTASSLPEQEPFSASATIATYGPLQPLVLEALVTPGSDRVLLFEGGPRPWILVPSRFYTELRPDSEQEGVRIVQLGQPEVQKNQHGYRVTCTSLGEEWLTFRIGNLPGVLNPHPAAEAVQVKLVCALPASLALSPLLQEPVPSQPCPILQHHRQTVPISSSRETVLELAAFDQHRTKFDNFSSLLIEWSSSNQTLLSLPAERGLKMELRADEKGQLKMHGLQVFEPQRRTGSCTVTASFMSYQHGASDTKEPFHRDVSLPPTSASLELLLVKDVLLQQKSMTLFNHRDVLENLTVTQGSGHFLVRVVDREVVEVTMLEAKNIVQVSPLKPGSSLLYVYDLCLKSSEPAGVALHVSDISDFELEFIHNMEVNQPAPLNVRVLDSSRLPFHSRYFGLMELRVHTASSIVTVEKIADRDEVTASYVLQAVSLGETKVFVTARERSGRRLSSAHRHTEVFPSFRLLPRRMTLIIGNSRQVISEGGPHPGSHIHFSVGNETVALVTEAGLVTGMSLGSVRVTGAVRTVHQTTGATIEISKDEIEVEVRELRAVRIHAPVTRLRTGTEMPVYVMGSSSLQTPMSFANSWQGLTFHWTQSKRDVLDLVPRHWQTNVKLTPKMNFAMLVRTRTAGRTTLRVTVLLRNHSQPAGAPEGLSDEIQILVFEKASLPTGHLEPILMSPNSNFQLETSRDGMGVIQYNVEPCLQGPAVVSVDSAGVLRAHAATGSAILEVTCMEHFGVNQTILVGVKVAPVSYLRISSSPELHSADGESLSGFPLGMSLTFQVQFYDCVGDKFHAENTGLGFTSNRDDLLQLGSESLSHTFTAQTTSPGVTVLEAWDPKHPNMADYMAVPAQNAIAPELSGPLSAGDLVCFRTALVNQEGQTGSWHVSSSHVLHIDSATGAAAVKDSGTVVVYYKLSESLQTFREVTVRAADSVALTPPADRYLTNSPGSPEYRVTVTIGATASHLKGPCSPVQLSAVHSALRPELDLSCSLQFSGPCVESVLQQAFRVSPHYSTSTGQYSCVVALRPQSDSLLRTLSTASASVLLSASLQWLPQGRPSSASIPFQPAFHASPSALVLNSTHPSAELPVRGTPALLHSLQVWSDCPDIRVGDPVQSLQVPGLLLFSVFPSSASVLQQGADSTARLHLTSAVTGQHVTIGVTVRGDEHTESGPDWDQCRDFGLFWQLTGSSHLLLFTVFAVLAGTAAVFIAYNAIVNCVRTMPVVYVPTAPPHLSGDGLYHRVPYPEPQNQRRRHRWLWST; encoded by the exons GTTTGTCTGGTTTACGGATGCAGAGTACTCCCCTCCCGAGTACATCCTCAACATGGAGGCTGAGGGGAAGCAGGGGGATCTGGTGCTGGTGTCAGGCCTGAGGAGCGGCCCTGCCAGGCTGAGGGTTCAAATCAACGAGCCCGGCTACAAG AAGGTTTCCGCTGCGACGGTGCGATTGCTCATCCTGGAGAACATCCTGCTCAGCCCTCCCCAGGACCTGTACCTGCTCGTGGGGGCACACGCCTACTACAGAGTGTGGAGGAGACAGCAGGGCAGAGACactg GTCGGCTCCCAGATGTCCGGCTGCCCTCCCCGGAGTTCAGGCTGCAGCTGCAGGGTCAGCTGGTCAGCGAGGCCGGAGACCCCGAGCAGCCCGTCGCCACGATCGAGCAGGAGAGTGTGAGAGTGACCGCTGTGCAGCCGGGCCAGGCCAGCCTTGTACTGCACTACAGCA ATATCCACATGCAGGCCGCCTCTCAACTCCCGAACTGCACCATCTTCGTAGTGGAGGCCAGCTTTCTCA CTCTGAGCGTGCACCCTGGGGAGCACTGGGTGCTGGAGATGGGGCGTCACTATGAGGTCACAGTGCAGGTCTATGACATCACCGGCAACAGAATCCACATGTCTGAT AATATAAAGATCGTCCACGAAATCCCAGTGGAATACTTCGACAGGCTGCTGTCCACGGAGAATGGGTCCTGCTTCCACGTGAGGACCCTGCAGCCCGGAGCCACGGCCGTCAGAGCCACGCTGGTGTCTGTCACAGCGCAG AATGGTTCAGTCCTATCCCTGAGTCCTCCAATCAGCCACCTGCAAGAAGTTCACATCTACAGCCCCATCGTTATGATACCCAAGGTTCTGGCGTTTCCTTGGCAACCAAACAACGGGATCTACCGGCATCAAATCCAG GTGGAGGGCGGCAGTGGTAACTTCACCTGGTCTTCCTCTAACCTGAGCGTTTCCACGGTGACGGTGAAGGGGGCGGTACTGGCGGGCCTTGAGCTGGGGACCAGTGTGATCCGGGCCCGGGACTCCCAGAACCCAACCCACCACAGAGAGACCACG GTGTATGTGCTGAGGCCAGGGTTCATGCAGTTGGCTCCCCAGCAGGCTGACGTGGTGCTGGGGGGGACGCTGGACCTGCCCTTCACGGTGCTGGGACTGAGGGAGCCCCCGGGCCAGGAGCCCCTCCCCTTCACAGACTGCTCCCTGCTGCGCCTGCACCTGCACCCGGACAGGAAGGGGGTCTTCACTCTGCTGCAcg GCCGTTTGCACCCGGGTCCTGAGTTCTGCAGCGGGTTTCGGTTGGAGGCGGTCAGTCCGGGCCACGTCCTGCTGACCGCCAGCTCTCTACCGGAGCAGGAGCCCTTCAGCGCCAGCGCAACCATCGCCACCTACGGGCCACTGCAG CCGCTGGTTCTGGAGGCTCTGGTCACCCCGGGTTCTGATCGGGTTCTGCTGTTCGAAGGCGGGCCCCGGCCCTGGATCCTGGTGCCGTCTCGATTCTACACAGAACTGCGTCCAGACTCGGAGCAGGAGGGGGTCCGGATCGTGCAGCTGGGCCAGCCCGAGGTCCAGAAGAACCAGCACGGCTACCGGGTCACCTGCACCAGCCTGGGGGAAGAG TGGCTGACGTTCCGGATTGGGAACCTGCCGGGTGTGTTGAACCCGCATCCCGCTGCGGAGGCCGTGCAGGTGAAGCTGGTGTGCGCCCTGCCCGCCAGCCTGGCCCTCTCTCCCCTGCTCCAGGAGCCCGTCCccagccagccctgcccaatCCTGCAGCACCACCGGCAGACC gTTCCTATCTCCAGCTCCAGGGAGACAGTGCTGGAGCTGGCTGCCTTTGACCAGCACAGGACCAAGTTTGACAACTTCAGCTCCCTGCTGATCGAGTGGAGCTCGTCCAACCAGACCCTGCTGAGCCTCCCCGCGGAGAGGGGCCTGAAGATGGAGCTCCGAGCCGACGAGAAGGGGCAGCTCAAGATGCACG GGCTCCAGGTTTTCGAGCCGCAGCGACGGACAGGGTCCTGCACGGTGACAGCGAGCTTCATGAGCTACCAGCACGGTGCCAGCGACACCAAGGAGCCTTTCCACAGG GACGTCTCCCTGCCTCCCACCTCCGCCTCCCTGGAGCTGCTCCTGGTCAAGGACGTGCTTCTGCAACAGAAGAGCATGACCCTGTTCAACCACAGAGACGTGctg GAGAACCTGACCGTGACGCAGGGCTCGGGTCACTTCCTGGTCAGGGTTGTGGACAGAGAGGTGGTGGAGGTGACCATGCTGGAAGCAAAGAACATTGTGCAG gtgtCTCCTCTCAAACCCGGCTCCTCTCTCCTCTATGTCTATGACCTGTGCTTGAAGTCCTCCGAGCCTGCAGGGGTCGCCCTGCACGTGTCCGACATCTCTGACTTCGAGCTGGAGTTCATCCACAAC aTGGAGGTGAATCAGCCCGCTCCTCTCAATGTGAGGGTCCTGGATTCCTCGCGGCTCCCCTTCCACAGCAGATACTTCGGACTCATGGAGCTCCGAGTGCACACGGCTTCTTCGATAGTCACTGTGGA GAAGATCGCGGATCGTGACGAGGTCACCGCCAGCTACGTGCTTCAGGCCGTGTCTCTCGGGGAGACCAAGGTGTTCGTGACGGCGAGGGAGAGATCGGGGCGCAGGCTGAGCTCCGCACATCGGCACACAGAG GTCTTCCCTTCGTTCAGGCTGTTGCCCCGGAGAATGACTCTGATCATTGGAAACAGCAGGCAG GTGATATCAGAGGGAGGGCCGCACCCCGGATCTCACATCCACTTCTCCGTCGGCAACGAGACGGTCGCCTTGGTGACGGAGGCGGGGCTGGTGACGGGCATGTCCCTGGGGAGTGTGAGAGTGACGGGGGCGGTGAGGACCGTCCACCAGACCACAGGAGCCACGATCGAGATCTCGAAG GATGAGATTGAGGTGGAGGTGAGGGAGCTGAGAGCCGTCAGGATCCACGCGCCAGTCACTCGACTCCGGACCGGAACTGAG atgccTGTGTATGTGATGGGCAGCAGCAGCCTGCAGACCCCAATGTCCTTCGCTAATTCCTGGCAAGGGCTGACTTTCCACTGGACCCAGAGCAAACGGGACGTCCTGGACCTGGTACCCCGGCACTGGCAG ACGAATGTCAAGCTGACTCCCAAGATGAACTTCGCCATGCTGGTGCGCACCAGGACAGCGGGCCGGACCACCCTGCGCGTGACGGTGCTGCTGCGCAACCACAGCCAGCCAGCGGGGGCGCCAGAGGGGCTGAGCGATGAGATACAGATCCTG GTGTTTGAGAAAGCCTCCCTCCCCACCGGCCACTTGGAGCCCATCCTCATGTCTCCCAACTCCAACTTTCAACTGGAAACCAGCAG GGACGGTATGGGTGTGATCCAGTACAACGTGGAGCCCTGTCTGCAAGGCCCGGCCGTGGTCAGTGTGGACAGTGCGGGGGTGCTGAGGGCTCATGCAGCCACGGGGTCAGCGATCCTAGAGGTCACCTGCATGGAGCACTTTGGGGTCAACCAGACCATCCTCGTTGGAGTTAAG gtggCCCCGGTTTCTTACCTGCGGATCAGCTCCTCTCCGGAGCTCCACTCCGCTGACGGGGAGAGTCTGTCGGGATTCCCGCTGGGAATGAGCCTCACATTCCAGGTCCAGTTCTACGACTGCGTGGGAGACAAGTTCCACGCGGAAAACACCGGACTCGGGTTCACCTCGAACag GGATGATCTCCTTCAGTTGGGCTCCGAGTCTCTCTCACACACCTTCACAGCTCAGACTACGAGTCCGGGGGTCACCGTACTGGAGGCCTGGGACCCCAAGCACCCCAACATGGCGGATTACATGGCCGTGCCGGCCCAGAACGCCATCGCACCCGAGCTGAGCGGCCCGCTGAGCGCCGGGGACCTCGTCTGCTTCAGAACCGCGCTGGTGAACCAGGAGG GTCAGACTGGCTCGTGGCACGTGTCCTCCAGCCACGTCCTCCACATCGACTCCGCCACGGGGGCGGCTGCAGTGAAGGATTCTGGGACAGTGGTGGTTTACTACAAGCTGAGCGAGAGCCTGCAGACCTTCAGAGAG GTGACGGTCAGGGCTGCTGACAGTGTTGCACTCACCCCCCCTGCAGACCGTTATCTCACCAACTCGCCCGGGAGCCCCGAGTACAGAGTGACTGTGACCATCGGAGCCACTGCCAGCCATCTCAAAG GCCCCTGCAGCCCTGTCCAGCTGTCTGCTGTCCACTCTGCGCTCAGACCGGAGCTGGACCTATCCTGCTCCCTCCAGTTCAGCGGCCCGTGTGTGGAGTCCGTCCTGCAGCAGGCATTCAGAGTGTCCCCTCACTACAGCACGAGCACCG GTCAGTACAGCTGCGTCGTGGCCCTGCGCCCCCAGTCCGACAGCCTTCTCAGGACTCTCTCCACAGCCTCTGCCTCGGTCCTCCTGTCTGCCTCCCTGCAATGGCTCCCCCAGGGCAGGCCGTCCTCTGCATCCATCCCCTTCCAGCCTGCCTTCCACGCCAGCCCGAGCGCCCTGGTGCTGAACAGCACGCACCCCAGCGCCGAGCTCCCTGTGCGGGGCACCCCGGCCCTGCTGCACTCCCTGCAG GTGTGGTCGGACTGTCCTGATATCAGGGTGGGTGATCCCGTTCAGTCCCTGCAGGTTCCAGGTCTCCTGCTCTTCTCTGTGTTCCCCAGCAGTGCCTCTGTGCTCCAGCAGGGGGCAGACTCCACGGCCAGGCTGCACCTGACCAGCGCGGTGACGGGGCAGCACGTCACTATCGGGGTCACAGTGCGGGGCGACGAGCACACAG AGTCCGGGCCCGACTGGGATCAGTGCCGGGATTTCGGGTTGTTCTGGCAGCTCACAGGCTCCTCCCACctcctcctcttcactgtgtttgCCGTGCTCGCCGGGACCGCTGCCGTCTTCATAG CCTACAACGCCATAGTGAATTGTGTGAGGACCATGCCGGTGGTTTACGTCCCAACAGCGCCCCCACACCTCTCGG GTGATGGATTGTATCATAGGGTCCCCTATCCTGAACCCCAAAACCAGAGGCGCCGACATCGCTGGCTGTGGAGCACCTAG
- the LOC131703281 gene encoding small ribosomal subunit protein eS27, with amino-acid sequence MPLAKDLLHPSPEEEKRKHKKKRLVQSPNSYFMDVKCPGCYKITTVFSHAQTVVLCVGCSTVLCQPTGGKARLTEGCSFRRKQH; translated from the exons ATGCCT CTTGCGAAAGACCTGCTGCACCCGTCCCCCGAGGAGGAGAAGAGGAAGCACAAGAAGAAGCGTCTGGTCCAGAGCCCCAACTCTTACTTCATGGATGTGAAATGCCCCG GATGTTACAAGATCACCACCGTGTTCAGCCACGCCCAGACCGTGGTGCTGTGTGTCGGATGCTCCACAGTGCTGTGCCAGCCCACTGGAGGCAAAGCTAGGCTAACAGAAG GTTGTTCATTCAGACGAAAGCAGCACTAG